Proteins from a genomic interval of Bacillota bacterium:
- a CDS encoding FliA/WhiG family RNA polymerase sigma factor, with product MKHAALVKYVAGRLAMGLPPYVEVDDLVSYGILGLLDAIEKFDPRRGVKFETYAIARIRGAMLDGLRALDWVPASLRQKAREIERQYQALEAKLGRPASDEEVAQALGLSVGEFQKRLATLSGVSLVYLEDIWFGSDDDEGGFRAIEMIPDPDGADPAGHLEVEETKRLVAEAIDRLPEKERLVIALYYYEGLTVKEISKIMTVSPSRVSQLHTRAILRLRGRLSRDKVDLM from the coding sequence ATGAAGCACGCGGCGCTCGTCAAGTACGTGGCGGGGAGGCTCGCCATGGGGCTGCCTCCGTACGTGGAAGTTGACGACCTGGTAAGCTACGGCATACTCGGGCTGCTCGATGCCATCGAGAAATTCGACCCGCGCCGCGGCGTGAAGTTCGAGACGTACGCGATCGCGCGGATACGGGGAGCCATGCTGGACGGGCTCAGGGCGCTCGACTGGGTGCCGGCGTCGCTCAGGCAGAAGGCCCGCGAGATCGAGAGGCAGTACCAAGCGCTGGAGGCGAAGCTCGGGAGGCCCGCCAGCGATGAGGAGGTCGCGCAGGCTCTCGGCCTGAGTGTCGGCGAGTTCCAGAAGCGCCTGGCCACACTGAGCGGGGTTTCGCTGGTGTACCTCGAGGACATCTGGTTTGGATCCGATGACGACGAGGGCGGTTTCCGCGCGATAGAGATGATACCCGACCCGGATGGGGCCGACCCCGCAGGTCACCTGGAAGTGGAAGAGACGAAGAGACTCGTCGCGGAGGCTATAGACCGTCTTCCGGAAAAGGAACGCCTCGTTATCGCCCTGTACTACTACGAAGGCCTGACTGTCAAGGAAATCAGCAAGATAATGACTGTGTCGCCGTCGCGAGTGTCGCAGCTCCACACGAGGGCCATTCTGAGACTGAGGGGGCGCCTTTCGAGGGACAAAGTGGACCTGATGTAG